TTGGGTTTGTGCTTGTTTTAGTTTTGTATTACTAGCAATTACTCCTCCATTATATAAAAGTTGATTGATGTCTACTGTTGCTCGATATTGATCTTTATTTAGTGGAGTCACATTAGGCATAACAATTGGTAATCCTGTCACATCAGATTGATAAGTTGCTTGTGCATTCAAATCAATTCTTGGAAGTTTTCCTTTGTTTAGTGCTTCAATTTCGGAACCTGTTTTTTGTTGTAACAATTCTGTTTGTTTAGCCAAAGGATAATTTTTATTCGCTAATACATAACAATCCTCTAAAGTGATTTTTTGCTGTGAAATGGAAAGTTGTGTAGCTAATAGAATGAATAGTAGACTTAATTGTTTCATTTTTTTATGGAATTAATAATTTGTTCAGCAATACTCATTTTTCTAATTTCCATCATTTGATTGAATTCATCATCTGAAATTTGTAGAATTCCTTTTACCATCATTTGAGCAGCAAAAGGGAATACGGTCATCGAAAAAATATCTAATAATAATTGTTTAGGTTGAATTGGTTTTATGATTCCATCTGCTATTTCTTTTTCAATTTGAAGAATCATATGGGTAGGGTTTGGTCTGTTTGTGTTAGTTAAAAATTTCAGTACAAACTCTGGATTGTTATTCATTTCTTGGATTACAAATTGAGGTAGAAAAGGGTGTTCAATTACAAATGAAATATAGCTATCCGTAAATTTTTTTATTTTATTGAAAACAGTTTCTTCTGAATTGAAAATTAAATTAATCTGTGGCGCTAATTGACCGAAAGCTTTTATAAATACAGCCTCAAACAGGGATTGTTTGTTTTTGAAACAATAATGAAGCATCGCTTTATTAATTCCAGCTTCATCTGCTATTTCTTGCATTCTTGCTCCAGCAAATCCTTTTTTTTGAAATACAATTCGAGCAGCGTTAAATATTTTTTCTTCAGTTGTCATTGTGATTTAACTATTAGGTTTAACCGTTTGGTTAACAAAGATAATTAAAAAAAGTATTTCAAATCGAAATACTTTTAAAATAGTTAGTTTGAGCTTTTTATTTCCAGTTTAGTTGCAAAGCAAAACTAGTTTTATCCTCTTTTGTTATGCTAAAAATAGTGTTGTCTTCATTTATATTTTCGTGAATGGATACCTTGTCTTTTAGAGATAATTCTTTTAGAAAATTCATTTCAAAACTTTCTATTTGTTGGTTTAGAATTAATTTTTCATCAACTAAATCTAAGCACCATTCGAAATATTTTACATTATTAGCGTGATTGACAATATCTAAATCAGATAAACAAACGGTTCTCTCAAAAAGCATTTCTTTTTCATGAGTAATATTAATTTTTGAAAATGTTTCCACAGTAGCTTTTGTATCGGGATACAATTCAAAATGTTCATAGGGAAGAGCTAATGTTTCTGGTCTTCGTTTTTCAGTATTGAAAACAGCCCAAAATGTTTCGGAACCTACAATCTTTTTGCCATTTACATACATTTCTAAGGCACGAACGGAACGCGAATTTTCTAATGAATTAATCCAGGTTTTTACGGTAACGGTATCTCGCCATTTAGGTAAATCGATGATTTCAACCCGCATTCTACTCAACACCCACGCCTGATTAAATTCTTGCATATCCGAAAAACTGATACCTCCAATTTCAGAATGTGCAGCTGCAGTTAATTGTAATAAATTACATAATTCAGTGTATTTTAAATAGCCATTAGGTGCGCATTGCGTAAAATTTATTTCCCAATCTTTGCTTAGAATGGAAGTGAAGTCTGGTGAAATTGGCATATATAATTATGAATTATGAATTATGAATTATGAATTGTTTTTGTGATATATTCTATAATTTTAGTTCTATCTTCTAGATAATCAAACCATTTAGTATTCTCAGTTCTTTTGAACCAAGTCAGTTGACGTTTTGAAAATCGGCGTGTGTTTTTTTTGATTTCTTCGATAGCAAAAGCAAGACTGAAATCTCCATCAAAATGACTAAATAATTCGCGATATCCTACAGTTTGTAAGGCATTTAAATCTTTGTTTGGATATAATTTTTTAGCTTCTTCAATCAGCCCTTCTTTGACCATAATATCAACCCGTTGATTGATTCGGTCATAAATAACGCTTCTTTCGGCTTCTAATCCAATGATGATAGGAGTGAAGTTTCGGTTGTTTTTCTTTTGATTTAAAAAAGAAGAATAGGGTTTTCCAGTTCCAATACAAACTTCTACAAAGCGCATCATTCGTTGCGGGTTTTGAAGGGTTTGTGGATTTTCTGTTTTTATTTTTTCAAAATAATCAGGATCCAAAGTTTGAAGTTGTTGTTGTAAATAACCGATACCTAATTTTTCATAATTTGAATTCACATTCAATCGTACCGAAGAATCAATATCTGGAAACTCATCGAAACCTTTTAAAATTGCATCGACATACAAGCCAGAACCACCTACCAGAATTACATAATCATTATTTTGATACAATTCATTAAGTTTGGCAATAGCTTCTTTTTCGAAATCACCAACAGAATAATCCTCATGAATCGATTTGTTTTGAATGAAATGATGTGTTGCCGAAGCTAATTCTTCTGGACTTGGAACAGCAGTTCCTATTGTCATTTCTTTAAAAAATTGCCGACTATCACACGAAATAATGGCGCATTTGAAATGTTGTGCTAAAGTGATACTTAGAGCCGTTTTTCCAATTGCAGTAGGACCTATAATAGTGATTAAGTATTTCATTTAGTTAAATATATTAAAACGAAATCACTTTTAATGTTTTGCTTTTTCGGATGTAACTTTGAATAATAGTCTTAACATCACGGTTGTTTTGCATAGGAATAATGATGTTTTTTAGAATTTCGATATTACTGATTTGATAGTTCAAATCATAAAAAGCATAACCTTTATAAATACCATTTTCTATTAAAACCGCGGAACGTTCATTGATTGTTCTTCCTCTGTCAACAAGAATAAGGTTTTGATTCTCGAAACTATTCTTATCGATAAACTCTTGAACTCTCAGATTGTATTCCGCTGTAGGAACTTTGCCAATGCAAGCCCCATCGCATTCTTTTATTTTATATTGAAAACAGTCTTTTTTAGTTTGATACAATCCTGTCAATTTTTGGCATAAATGGTGACTTGCAGTAATTCGGAATAAAGCATTTTTGCCTTCTTGCAATGTAGCAAATGAAGTAATTTCTTTTTTCCGACCGTCTGCTTTTTGCAGGCTTAAATTCAAATAGCCATTTTCATCTTTTTCAACATATAAAGCCCATTGAAAAATACTTTTTCGTTGCGCTCTATTGAGTATGGGTTTATTGATTTTTATCTCTTCGCTTTCTTTCAAAAGTGCAATTAATTCGCTTCCGGTTTCTTCGTAGGTTACAGCAAAAACTCCAGCTTGAATTTTTTTACATTTGGTTGAATTCCCAGTGAAATGCTGATTAATTCGCTTTTTTATATTTCGGCTTTTGCCAATATAAATTAGATTTCCTTTTTCATTATGAACATAATAGATTCCTGTTTTAGAAGGTAAATGCTCAACAATATCCAATAATTTTGGAGAAATTCCTTTTTCGATTTCGAGCTTAATAAAGTCCTTAATAATTTCTTTGGATAAGTCTTTTTCCAGAAGCATTTTGAACAGCTTCGTAGTAGCCATAGCGTCGCCACTAGCTCTATGTCTGTCCGCCATTGGGATTCCTAAAGCACGAACTAATTTTCCTAAACTATAAGAAGGTTGTTCTGGAATTAATTTTTTAGAAAGTTCTACAGTACAAATTGTTTTAGCTTGAAAATCATAGCCTAATCTTCTGAATTCAGTTCGTAAAATTCTGTAATCAAAAGAAGCATTATGTGCTACTATTACGCAATCATTTGTCATTTCGATAATGCGTTTTGCTACTTCAAAAAACTTAGGAGCAGAACGTAACATAGCATTATTTATGCCAGTCAGTTTTACTACAAACGGCTGAATGGGAATTTCAGGATTAACTAAACTAATGAACTGATCCACAACTTCATGACCATCAAATTTGTAGATGGCGATTTCAGTGATTCCTTCTTCGTTAAATTGTCCTCCAGTGGTTTCTATGTCAAGTATTGCGTACATTTTTAATGTCAATGTCAATTTCAAAAATCAATGAGAATAGTAATTTTAAATTTAAACGTTAATTTTTATAAATTGAAAATTGGAATTGCCATTGAAATTGTTATTGAATTATTTTTTATTATTTATCATTTTTGAAGCGATTGCTATAAGCTCTTCAACTTCTGTTAATAGCCACTTTCGTTCTTCTAAATCTCCTGCTTTTATGTAATCAAGAACTTTTAAAGAATTTCTTGATTCTTTCAGTTCCTTAACAGAAAGGGAGACTTTAAAAATAAAATCCTTGCTTGTAATCGTTCCTTGAGCTTCTCCATAATTTAAAGAAGAACTACCTGAAGATCTAATTAGTTGATTTTTATAATATTCAATTTCATATGACTTTTCTAATTTTCTAACAAAGAAAATACATTCGCCAGCAAATCGAACTAATCTATCTTCAAAATTGTAAATTTTATCAAAGTTAGGCTCATTAACTTCCATTTTTTTTAATTTTTTATTGAAATTGAAATTGCCATTGAAATTTATCGTCCTCCAAAGATACTACTTCCTATTCTAACCATCGTGCTACCACAATCAATAGCCAGTTTATAATCACCTGACATTCCCATAGAAATAGTGTTCAGTTGTAAGTTTGCAGTTTGCTTGGATTTCAAATTATCAAAGATAGCTTTCAAATGGGTAAATTCTTTCTTGATTTGGTTTTGGTTATCCGTAAAAGTTGCCATTCCCATTAATCCAACAATTCGAATGTTTTTCATTTTCTGAAATGATTCAGAAGCTAGAATTTCATTTAATTCTTCTTCGTCAAGTCCAAATTTACTTTCTTCTTCTGCAATATATATTTGAAGCAAACAATCTATAATTCTATTGTTTTTGAGCGCTTGTTTATTGATTTCTTCTAATAATTTAAGGCTGTCTATTCCGTGAATTAAACTCACGAAAGGCGCCATAAATTTGACTTTATTCGACTGCACGTGACCAATCATGTGCCATTGAATGTCTTTTGGCATCGCTTCCCATTTCTCTGCCATTTCCTGGATTTTATTTTCACCAAAAATGCGTTGACCCGCATCGTAAGCTTCCATCAAATCGGAAATAGGTTTGGTTTTTGAAACCGCTACCAGAGTTACATGTTCAGCTAATGTGGATTTTATTTTTAAGAGGTTTTGTGCTATTGACATATTAAATAAATTGTTTAGCAATCTTTTCTGCTTTTTTACTTTCGCTATAATCGTAGAAACCTTCACCAGATTTTACACCCATTTTACCTGCGCGAACCATATTTACTAATAGTGGACAAGGCGCATATTTTGGGTTTTTGAATCCGTCATACATTACGTTTAGAATCGCCAAACAAACGTCTAATCCAATAAAATCAGCTAGTTGCAATGGTCCCATCGGATGTACCATTCCGAGTTTCATCACGGTGTCAATTTCATAAACACCAGCTACTTTATTGTATAGTGTTTCGATGGCTTCGTTGATCATAGGCATCAAAATTCTATTAGCTACAAAACCAGGATAATCGTTAACTTCAACAGGCGTTTTACCTAATTTTTCGGATAAATTCATGATGATTTTCGTCACTTCATCGCTAGTATTGTATCCGCGAATGATTTCGACTAATTTCATAATTGGCACTGGATTCATAAAGTGCATTCCAATCACTCGCTCTGGATGCGCTACAACAGCACCAATTTGTGTAATGGAAATAGAAGAAGTATTCGTTGCTAAAATAGTATTGTGAGAACAAGCTTCGTTTAATTGCTTGAAAATATTCAGTTTTAACGCTACGTTTTCGGTTGCTGCTTCAACCACTAAATCAACACCTACAACACCATCTTTGATGTCAGTATAGGTTATAATATTTGTAATTGTTTTTACAACATCTTCTTGAGTGATAGTTCCTCTGGCTAACATTCGATCTAAATTGGCTGCAATAGTAGCCATTCCTTTATCTAGTGACTTTTCTGAAACATCAATTAATTTTACGGTGAAACCACTTTGGGCAAATGTATGAGCAATTCCGTTACCCATTGTTCCAGCTCCGATTACGGCGATTGTTTTCATTTGTGTTTTGTTTAAAGTTAAAAAAGTTTAAAGTTTAAAGTTCTCTAGCGCAACTTTAAACCTTAAACTTTGAATCAAATTTCCAGTTTTATTTTTTAAAACAATCGATAATTTGATAGGCTACTCTCAAAGCATCAGTTGCTTGTTCTAAAGTAACAACTGGAGTTGTGTTGTTATTAATAGCATCTGCAAATGATTCTAATTCATCCAGAATAGCATTGTTTTGTTCTACATTAGGGTTTGAAAAGTAGATTTGCTTTTTGACACCTTCAGCGTTTTGTAAAATCATATCGAAATCTCCAGGTACTTCCGGAGCATCTTTCATTTTTACGACTTCACATTTCTTTTCTAGAAAATCAACAGAGATATAGGCATCTTTTTGAAAAAATCTTGATTTACGCATGTTTTTCATCGAAATTCTGCTTGCAGTTAAATTTGCTACACAGCCATTTTCAAATTCAATTCGGGCATTAGCAATATCAGGAGTTTCACTGATAACAGAAACACCGCTGGCATTGATATTTTTTACCTTAGATTTTACTACGCTCAAAATGGCATCAATATCATGAATCATTAAATCAAGAACCACAGGAACATCAGTTCCACGAGGATTGAATTCAGCTAAACGATGTGCTTCAATAAACATAGGATTTTCAATCATGTTTTTAGTAGCAATGAAAGCAGGATTGAATCGTTCTACATGACCAACTTGTCCTTTTATATTATATTCTTTTGATAAAGCGATAATTTCTTCGGCTTCTTCAACAGTTGTTGAAATGGGTTTTTCAATAAATACGTGTTTTCCGGATTTGATTGAAACTTTCGCACATTTGTAATGCGAAAGGGTAGGAGTTACGATATCTATAACGTCAACAGCGTGAATTAATTTGGCGATGGTATCAAATTGTTTGTATCCAAACT
Above is a window of Flavobacterium sp. 123 DNA encoding:
- the miaA gene encoding tRNA (adenosine(37)-N6)-dimethylallyltransferase MiaA translates to MKYLITIIGPTAIGKTALSITLAQHFKCAIISCDSRQFFKEMTIGTAVPSPEELASATHHFIQNKSIHEDYSVGDFEKEAIAKLNELYQNNDYVILVGGSGLYVDAILKGFDEFPDIDSSVRLNVNSNYEKLGIGYLQQQLQTLDPDYFEKIKTENPQTLQNPQRMMRFVEVCIGTGKPYSSFLNQKKNNRNFTPIIIGLEAERSVIYDRINQRVDIMVKEGLIEEAKKLYPNKDLNALQTVGYRELFSHFDGDFSLAFAIEEIKKNTRRFSKRQLTWFKRTENTKWFDYLEDRTKIIEYITKTIHNS
- a CDS encoding YggS family pyridoxal phosphate-dependent enzyme, with product MSIAQNLLKIKSTLAEHVTLVAVSKTKPISDLMEAYDAGQRIFGENKIQEMAEKWEAMPKDIQWHMIGHVQSNKVKFMAPFVSLIHGIDSLKLLEEINKQALKNNRIIDCLLQIYIAEEESKFGLDEEELNEILASESFQKMKNIRIVGLMGMATFTDNQNQIKKEFTHLKAIFDNLKSKQTANLQLNTISMGMSGDYKLAIDCGSTMVRIGSSIFGGR
- a CDS encoding Gfo/Idh/MocA family protein; translated protein: MLKIGVLGAGHLGKIHLRLLQQSEKYELVGFYDENQENGAKIAAEFGYKQFDTIAKLIHAVDVIDIVTPTLSHYKCAKVSIKSGKHVFIEKPISTTVEEAEEIIALSKEYNIKGQVGHVERFNPAFIATKNMIENPMFIEAHRLAEFNPRGTDVPVVLDLMIHDIDAILSVVKSKVKNINASGVSVISETPDIANARIEFENGCVANLTASRISMKNMRKSRFFQKDAYISVDFLEKKCEVVKMKDAPEVPGDFDMILQNAEGVKKQIYFSNPNVEQNNAILDELESFADAINNNTTPVVTLEQATDALRVAYQIIDCFKK
- a CDS encoding 3-hydroxyacyl-CoA dehydrogenase family protein, producing MKTIAVIGAGTMGNGIAHTFAQSGFTVKLIDVSEKSLDKGMATIAANLDRMLARGTITQEDVVKTITNIITYTDIKDGVVGVDLVVEAATENVALKLNIFKQLNEACSHNTILATNTSSISITQIGAVVAHPERVIGMHFMNPVPIMKLVEIIRGYNTSDEVTKIIMNLSEKLGKTPVEVNDYPGFVANRILMPMINEAIETLYNKVAGVYEIDTVMKLGMVHPMGPLQLADFIGLDVCLAILNVMYDGFKNPKYAPCPLLVNMVRAGKMGVKSGEGFYDYSESKKAEKIAKQFI
- a CDS encoding exonuclease domain-containing protein translates to MYAILDIETTGGQFNEEGITEIAIYKFDGHEVVDQFISLVNPEIPIQPFVVKLTGINNAMLRSAPKFFEVAKRIIEMTNDCVIVAHNASFDYRILRTEFRRLGYDFQAKTICTVELSKKLIPEQPSYSLGKLVRALGIPMADRHRASGDAMATTKLFKMLLEKDLSKEIIKDFIKLEIEKGISPKLLDIVEHLPSKTGIYYVHNEKGNLIYIGKSRNIKKRINQHFTGNSTKCKKIQAGVFAVTYEETGSELIALLKESEEIKINKPILNRAQRKSIFQWALYVEKDENGYLNLSLQKADGRKKEITSFATLQEGKNALFRITASHHLCQKLTGLYQTKKDCFQYKIKECDGACIGKVPTAEYNLRVQEFIDKNSFENQNLILVDRGRTINERSAVLIENGIYKGYAFYDLNYQISNIEILKNIIIPMQNNRDVKTIIQSYIRKSKTLKVISF
- a CDS encoding acyl-[acyl-carrier-protein] thioesterase; the encoded protein is MPISPDFTSILSKDWEINFTQCAPNGYLKYTELCNLLQLTAAAHSEIGGISFSDMQEFNQAWVLSRMRVEIIDLPKWRDTVTVKTWINSLENSRSVRALEMYVNGKKIVGSETFWAVFNTEKRRPETLALPYEHFELYPDTKATVETFSKINITHEKEMLFERTVCLSDLDIVNHANNVKYFEWCLDLVDEKLILNQQIESFEMNFLKELSLKDKVSIHENINEDNTIFSITKEDKTSFALQLNWK
- a CDS encoding TetR/AcrR family transcriptional regulator, yielding MTTEEKIFNAARIVFQKKGFAGARMQEIADEAGINKAMLHYCFKNKQSLFEAVFIKAFGQLAPQINLIFNSEETVFNKIKKFTDSYISFVIEHPFLPQFVIQEMNNNPEFVLKFLTNTNRPNPTHMILQIEKEIADGIIKPIQPKQLLLDIFSMTVFPFAAQMMVKGILQISDDEFNQMMEIRKMSIAEQIINSIKK
- a CDS encoding four helix bundle protein — translated: MEVNEPNFDKIYNFEDRLVRFAGECIFFVRKLEKSYEIEYYKNQLIRSSGSSSLNYGEAQGTITSKDFIFKVSLSVKELKESRNSLKVLDYIKAGDLEERKWLLTEVEELIAIASKMINNKK